One region of Triticum aestivum cultivar Chinese Spring chromosome 6B, IWGSC CS RefSeq v2.1, whole genome shotgun sequence genomic DNA includes:
- the LOC123139629 gene encoding peroxidase 2-like, translating into MAYERKARIKKEYGINIISCVDVMAFAGRDATYFLKYKIVFFGTPVGHYDGLVSFMNLTLSNLPPPFASLTSSKFASKRLIADEMVTLSSAHAIGMSHSSSFSSSFFDYLNASTSDMDPTLMSSLLEQCRPDIGSDNMVVQDVKTPNKIDNKYYNNMFSHDVLFMLDSMLMTLDDTSVALRANANDNGVWEEKFKAAMVRMGAIEVKTSANGEIRKNVAPSTHTNPTDPFTSSQVFNYLRLRISSQLPHVPIDVNFDYLV; encoded by the exons ATGGCATATGAAAGGAAG GCTAGAATCAAGAAGGAGTACGGGATCAACATCATCTCATGCGTCGATGTCATGGCCTTCGCTGGGCGTGATGCCACCTACTTCCTCAAGTACAAGATTGTCTTCTTTGGCACACCAGTAGGCCATTATGATGGACTTGTTTCCTTCATGAATCTGACACTCTCCAACTTGCCCCCTCCCTTCGCATCACTGACCAGCTCCAAATTTGCCTCCAAGAGGCTGATTGCCGACGAGATGGTCACCCTCTCTAGTGCACACGCCATTGGAATGTCCcattcctcctccttctcctcatcctTCTTCGACTACCTCAACGCAAGCACCTCTGACATGGACCCCACACTAATGAGCTCTCTCCTGGAGCAATGCAGGCCAGACATAGGAAGTGACAACATGGTGGTGCAAGATGTCAAGACCCCTAACAAGATCGATAACAAGTACTACAATAATATGTTTAGCCATGATGTGCTCTTCATGTTGGATTCCATGCTCATGACATTAGATGATACAAGTGTGGCATTGCGTGCCAATGCCAACGACAATGGTGTGtgggaggagaagttcaaggcagCGATGGTAAGGATGGGTGCTATCGAAGTCAAGACCAGTGCCAATGGTGAGATCAGGAAAAATGTGGCGCCGTCAACTCATACTAATCCTACTGACCCGTTCACTTCATCGCAAGTTTTTAACTACTTGAGATTGAGAATAAGCTCACAACTTCCTCATGTGCCCATTGATGTTAATTTTGATTACCTCGTGTAA